From the genome of Anopheles funestus chromosome 2RL, idAnoFuneDA-416_04, whole genome shotgun sequence:
CGTTCCTCGAATTCTTTCCgtatcttttcctttttttcttgttcttcaaGTTCTTTAGCGTCCTGTTTCCTGCGCAATGCCTCAAATTTAAGCTGAGCTTTGTGTTCCTCTTCTAACCAAATTGCATTTTTAAGAGCACTTTCTAGTGCCTCTCGGTTTGCTGCAATTTGTTCCTGGCGCTCCTTCTCAACAAGATACGATTGGTACTGTGGACAAGCCAATTTTAGTTCTTCGTCCTCAGCTTCTAGCCGTTCCTGGGCTTGTGCAGCCTTTTGACGTATTGTTTTACGTCGCCTTTTCTTGAACAGTTTTCTCCATTCGCGATGTCTGAAATTATGGTTGACAGcgaatgtataaaatattgttttattgcaaaGCTCTAGCCAGTTGCTTGACGATACGCTAAATACGAACCTCATTTTTCCTCCCGCCAAAGAGTTCATGTAGCACAgcaatattattgttttgttatcgTTAAGTTTGCTGCTTGCGTTTGACAGTTCCCAGCTGACGGTATCGTTAAAAATCTACGAGCTCGAAAGTCTGCTCGAGATCTATTCAAATGTGCTCGAAGTGAACGTTATTTCGTTGAGTTAATAAATTTGTAGAAGTGCAAAACGCAGTGTTTTAGTTGATCAGTTTTTGCGCTAGAACAATATTTGTTAACATTTCGTGTATCAAAATCTCAGAATTCCACttcttgaattattttaaacacatgtCTTATACAAGATGATGATAAAACAATATActtattttgttgaaaaatatgttgacaaaattttgttttatgttattcaGAACAATTGTTGTTAATAAGATTGTCAGATGCTCTTCATTTACTTAACATGTGTGGAGGCggcctggtggtgtatgtgataaacggcgccggtccacacgacaggaccgagtttcaaatcccatcaggACCTTCCCCCAGTAGCAAgtactgactatccggctacgtggtaaaataagtctagtgagccagaaatgaccggcatgatctctaaggtcgttaagtcaacaagagagagagaaatatagagggagaaagaaagagagaggaagagagagagagagaaacttAACACGTGTACTGTAATCCAGGATTCCGTTGCACAGTCATTCTATTTAGTTACAATTTTAAACCTTGTCATAGTTTTTATGAataatgttgtgtttttactCACGTCCACAATATATCTCAACAACTTTGGATTTCGGACCGCACATTGTACATAAAACCAGTctagaatttttatttcttaaaaagtctatttattcaataaatatacatttagaaaacattttacatgtGTTCCAGTGtgcgtgtgggtgtgtatgGACGAAGGTTTACCTTGATATTGATAAGTttcatttgttatttaaacaaaattgataATCTGATGAAGGAAGGGTATGTTCAAACGATAGGAAAATATGTAATAATATGTGGACAGGCAAAGTTATTTGTAATTCCAGAACACTTCCCCAACAGTTGACACTGGATGGCTAGTGTTGGAACGATTCGGAAGGTGACATACTGATAGTTTGAGTCGTTTTCATTGcaatgcatattttttttcatcaacccTCCTTTTGTCTGCAAAAGAACAAACATACCACACTGGATGTTTTCTGCAAAATTCATCTACTAAATGAAATGAGGAAACGTACTACGGCTTTCCAGAATGAGCAGTATGGTAGCAACAAAAGTtgaacagaagaaagaaaggaggACATTTGGTTCCTCGAGTTGGTGTTGGTGCTTCCGCGGCAGTTTCACCATTACCGGGCAGTTCTAATGCGCTTACAAGTCCAGCACCGTTGTCACTGTCCCATCTTACAGACGAATACCCGGGTTGGTGGCGGATACGTAGTTCAGCAGCTCCTCCGAATCTTCGCACACGACCGGCTTCTCGTGGTAGCAGGCCACATCGTGCCAGCCGATACCATCGTTGTAGACATTGTTCAGGATCGACAGGCAGGATTCGGTCGTCTGATTGATATCGAACTCGGCGTTGTCCGGTTGCGGGATCTTCTTGTGTCCCGATTTGCTCCACGGGTTGTAGCCCCAGCCGTTCGGGATCTGGTTGGTAGCATGAATCTTCTCACGGTTGTTCGACCAGAACCAGCCGTAAATGTTCTTTGGTTCCAGATCCGGGCGACCTTCGCAGCCCTTGAAATCACACAGTCGACCGGCTGTCCAGATGTATGGCACATCGTTCTGCTGAATCAATCGGAAGATCAGGTTGTTCTCTTCCTGCGTTTCCAGCGACACCAGATCCATGCAGTATTCGCGACAGATGTTACGACCGTCGAGCCAGTCTACTCGTTTGTCGGCGAGTGCCGGAACGTGGGCACTGTAGAAGTAGTTATGTCCACGGTAGCTGAACTGCTTCGGACCTGCGGATATAGTAGATTgcggaacaaacaaaagagaaatcGTTACCGATGACGATACCTATCCTTGATCACAATTCCGGAAGACCGTTATCCCCGTTAGCAAAAGATCACTGCCGATCGCACGTAATCGTACGTCGCCCGACTAAATGTCAGCGGTAGCTAAGTAGTGTTTTGTCAGCTATATTATTCCTTTGCCTGCTGGGACAGTGATCGTGCACAGGAGCGTGCCTGTGGCTAATCTTTGTAATCGTCTTCGTCAAGATACGATcgaaacacacgcacgcatcGTAACACAAATTCCTATGCCAAATCTTACTGCTTCGGTTGCCGTCGATGGTGAgatacgatttttttctctctctatctttctctaTGTGTCTCTATTTCCCCCTCCTATATCGCCCTCTCTGTCTTTTATACTCATCATCAGCGCCATCGTGTTTCGTACTCAGTGTTCATCTTTTCCCATATTTCTATATGAAGATGCAAAGTTCAAGTGCttcattaattattaatgAAGCACCATTTCAGGTTTACTTTTTGTGGGATGAATGTGCCAAGTGGTGGTAATATACCGGTTGATTGGATGGCCGACCAGGAGCTGTGCTGGTTGGATGGTTGGCTAGGctggtgtttatttttgtccCAATATCATCAGCCACCCTGCACGCGAACCCCCGGAAATCCGTTCACCAAAGCCACTGAAGTTTTCATTGCGCAATCGCTGTTTGTCAAGCGACCCGTCCCGTTTTGACACCTTGAGTGACGCCGTTATGGCGGCCCCGAGAATCCGGCACAAAAGcaatttcaaataaatcaaatcacaCTTTTCTACGCATCGCACTTGAATGCTGTTGCATGTTGCATGCTGGAAGGGCAAACGTGTGTCTATGCATTtgatacgtttctttttttctgcaaaccAATTTGGCAGACATCGCAATCCTGCATTCCCGCTCCTTTGTGTCAATTATGAAGTGACTGAATAGACATTAATTTAACTACTTTGCGGATCAATCATGATTTGGGAATACTTTTACTCTCACTTTCGATTGCCCGATTTGAAGCGGTCCATAAAGTGGACATAAAGGGAGcactttccttttctttctatCTTTCCGAAAAGTGGCCGCAATAAGTAGGCCAACGGCGATAACTCGGTACCTGTTATTTTGTTCGCAACAAGCCCATATTCTCCCTCGGTCACAACGGTTTACCCGaacgtcatcgtcgtcgtcgtcgtcttaGTCCGGTTATCACAGCAGCTCCACCAACAATCCAGTTTGTAGCGTCCTGTGTCAGTAGCTAATGTAGTACGACAGTGCAAGAAATTGCCT
Proteins encoded in this window:
- the LOC125766658 gene encoding uncharacterized protein LOC125766658, translated to MKLLLLVVASLVAVCLAEPKPAINEVKSNQPLQKPGRFLSLPVPEKCASRPKQFSYRGHNYFYSAHVPALADKRVDWLDGRNICREYCMDLVSLETQEENNLIFRLIQQNDVPYIWTAGRLCDFKGCEGRPDLEPKNIYGWFWSNNREKIHATNQIPNGWGYNPWSKSGHKKIPQPDNAEFDINQTTESCLSILNNVYNDGIGWHDVACYHEKPVVCEDSEELLNYVSATNPGIRL